The nucleotide sequence ATGCCTTTTTCGAGACGCTTTCAGGCTACACTACCACTGGCGCATCCATCATTACTGACCTTAACGTCATTCCGAAAGACATTCTTTTTTGGCGAAGTATGACCCAATGGATCGGTGGAATGGGAATCATCGTTCTTGCTGTTGCCATTCTTCCAGTACTTGGAATTGGCGGCATGCAGCTGTTCATTGCAGAATCACCAGGTTTAAAACCAGATAAACTTGCCCCAAGGATCAAGGACACGGCCAAACGACTTTGGTTGATCTACGTTGGGTTGACTGCTGCCGAATTCATCCTACTGAAAATTGCAGGAATGAGTTGGTTTGATGCCTTGAATCATGCATTAACAACCATGGCAACAGGTGGCTTCTCCACGTTCAATTCGAGTGCTGCCGAGTTTTCTCCTGCCATTCAATACATCATCACCTTGTTCATGTTCTTGGCCGGAACGAGCTTTACGCTAGCGTATTTCGGGCTAGTTGGAAATTTCAAGAAGGTGCTCGAAAATGAAGAATTCCGTTACTACGCAGGCATCGTTATTCTGGTGTCGTTAGCTGTTTCAGTCGTTGTAGCCAGTGTTAGTGATCTGGATTTTGAACAAGCGTTCCGCGATTCGCTGTTTCAAGTTGTTTCCATCATTACCACAACTGGATTTGTATCGGCAGATTATGCCAGTTGGACTCCGTTCATCACCATGGTTTTCTTCATTCTCATGTTCTTTGGAGGTTCGGCTGGATCAACCGCAGGTGGCGTGAAAATCGTTCGGCACATCATTTTGGTGAAGAACAGTATTCTCGAACTCAAGCGACAATTGCATCCATCAGCCATCATTCCTGTTCGCCTGAATGGACGCGCTGTGGACCAATCCATTACTTACAATGTGGTGGCATTCATCATGACCTACATTATCATATTCGCTGTTGGATCGGTGATCATGACCATGTTTGGCGTAGATCTGCTAACAGCCATGGGTTCGGTTGCCACTTCTTTAGGAAATATCGGTCCTGGAATTGGCGATGTTGGTCCCGTTGACAATTTCGCTTGGCTACCATCGGGTGCCAAATGGTTCTTGGCCATTCTCATGCTTATTGGCCGATTGGAACTCTTCACCGTGCTTATCCTCTTCACTCCGTATTTTTGGAGTAGGCATTGATGAAATTCACAACACAGTTAGCCAAAGACGACAATTCCGACCTGTATCACTGGTTCTTTTCGGTTCCGAATGAGGTTGCTGAACCATTTATTGAGGGAAACGACCGAAGAGTAATTACCAAGGTGAATGGAACAGTCAAATACCATTGCGCTATCTACGGTGATGGTGCAGGTGGTTTCCGCATTCTGCTTAATAGCGAACGCGTAAAAAAACTCAGACTCGTACGTGGCGAAACCATTACTGTTGAATTGGAAAAAGACCGTTCGGAGTATGGAGTTCCAATGAGTGAAGAGCTTCGCGAGGTGCTTGATCAGAATCCGGAAGCAGACGAACTATTTCACAGATTGACCAAAGGCGCACAACGCACCTTGATCTACTGGAGCGATAATGTGAAAAGCTCCGACATCAAGATCAGGCGCGCCATCGTAATGACAGATCACTTGGTAAATCAAGGTGGAAAGCCCGATTTCAAACTGCTGAACGTAGAAATGAAGGAAGCAAATCAGGCTGCCAAACGTTTGTGAGGTCTTATCTTTAGCCACATGGCTTCCAAGAAATTGCCCAACATCAGCCCCGAACTGCGCAAGCAGATATTGGATGAAGACCCAAAGGCTTTCTCAAAAATACTTCCGTCCGTCAAGCACGTTCGTCTGATCGTTCACGAAGTGATTTTCGGTACCGATACCACTTGGGGAAAGCGCTTTGATGTGGTACTGCTTTGGGCCATTTTGTTCAGTCTCGTGGCCATCATGCTCGAAAGCGTGCCTGATATTCGAGAAAAACATGGTGATATTCTCCTCATTCTCGAATGGTTCTTCACGGGCATTTTCACCTTGGAATACCTGATGCGAATTTGGGTGACACACAAACCGAAAGCCTACGTTTTCAGCTTTTTTGGTGTCATCGATTTTTTAGCGGTCATTCCTACCTACATCAGTCTTTTCGTGGCAGGCAGTCACTTCTTGCTTGTTATTCGGGCAATACGGTTGCTGCGCGTTTTCCGGATTCTGAAACTGGTTCGTTATCTTAAAGGAGCACAGCTTATTGGCGCAGGTCTGAACGCCAGCAAAGAGAAGATCTTCGTATTCCTCGCTGCAGTTGTCACCTTAGTGGTCATTCTTGGTACGCTCATGTACATGATAGAAGGTGGCGAGAATGGTTTTGATAGCATTCCGCGCAGCATCTATTGGGCAGTTGTAACGCTTACAACGGTCGGTTATGGCGATATCGCACCGGGAACCATACTTGGGCAGTTTGTAGCTTCATTGATCATGATTCTCGGTTACAGCATCATTGCCGTTCCCACTGGAATTGTGAGCGCAGAAATGAATCGCGCTTCCAAAGATGATTCGCGAGCCTGTTCGCGTTGTGGCGAAACTTCGCACTACGAAAACGCGCGCTTCTGTCATAAATGCGGGGAACGTTTCGTTATTGATACATGATACGTTTCGCGTCTATACTTTTTCTTCTCTGCTTTTCTCTTCTCGCGAGAGCACAAAAACCCGAACCACTTTTCATTGGCGATAAGGCTCCGAACATTCTTGCACTTGATCAATTTGAGAAGCGCGTTTCGCTGAAAGACCAACTCGAAAATGGCCCCGTTATCGTAGTGTTCTATCGAGGGCAATGGTGTCCGCACTGCAACAGGCACATGAGTAATATTCAAGATTCGTTACAGATGATTCTTGCCGCAGGCGCTTCTCTTATTGCCATTACGCCAGAAAAGGGTGAAAGAATTGAAAAGACGGTTGAGAAAAGTGGCGCAACGTTCAGCATCGTTTATGATGAGAACCATCGCATTATGGATGATTATCACGTCACCTTTAAACTCAGCGCTTGGAAACGTTTCATATACGGAATTGCCGGCATCAACATCAACAAAGCAAGTGGAAACAAGGACAGTGCGCTGCCGGTTCCCGCCACCTACATCATTGCCAAAGATGGAACCATTTTCAGTTCACACTTCAACGAGGATTACACGGAAAGAATGCCCATAGAGGATATGCTTGACATACTCGCGAGCATGAAATGATCAGTTCTTCTTCACTACCTGTCTGATGATCACCTTTCCTCCTGTAGATAGATGAAAATAGTAGCGACCTGCAGGCAATTCTGTTCCTAAGAACGTGAGTTTGTGCTGACCTTTCGTGTAAACTTGATTAGCAATAGTTGCCACTTCCTGTCCCAAAATATCGAACACGCGAAGTTCTACTTTGCCGCTTTCCGGTAAGGCCAGGTGGATGGTGATTTCGGCAATGAACGGATTGGGCGCAAAGGCCAATCGTAAAACCGGAACGACTTCCATTATCTGCAAAAGCGGACGGTTCCTCCCAGACTGAAAACTGTTGATCGGAGATTTGATTGTCCGACTGTCCGAACAAATTGAATGCAGAAAACGTAAGCAATCCTGCCAGTTGTAGACCTTTTCCCATGATGTTGACTTTTTCCCATTCTAAATTTAGGTCATTAGTCAATTGAATAGGAGTCACTAACTTGCTTTGTTTTTCGGTTTTGTTGCGAATTCTAGTAATCATATCACTGTTCTGCCTATTTAGCGCAGATCTGGCGCTCGGGCAGATCGCGTGTCCTGCCATGGGGCTAACGCAGGTGAATGTGAACAAAGGCCGCCAACTCAGCGGATTCAACTCTGCGGTGAGGCACGGTAGAAAAAGTGCCAGAATGGGCGATTTTTTCACGGCAAAGAAGAAAGGCGGTGCTGGATTTTCGGGTAAAGATCCGTTTGCATTCAAGACGAAAAAATCAACAAAAAGCAAAGAACATTCAGAATTCAGCACGCGCACGAGCAGGCAGAGATTGTTCCGCGATTATGATGAATTTGCAAGCAGATCAAGCGGCCGAGGTCGTTTTAATGTTAAGGACGAATTTGCATCTCGGAGCACGAAAAAAGGCCGTTTTAGAAGCTACGATGAGTTTGCCACACGCAGTAAACGCAGCAAGCAATTCCGCGATTTTGATGAATTCGCTCACCGAAGTTCAAAACAGAGCCGATCTGACGAAAAGGACGAATTTGCCACTCGCAGCATTCACACAAAACGGGTGAATATCGATTCGCAGTTTGCCGTGCGCTCTACCAGCAAGCGGTTCAGCAAGGGAAAGGAACATAAAGACGAATTCAATTCGAAGAAGAAACGCGTAAAACAAGCACGGTCCGAATACACGCCTTTTGCAAGTTCCACAACGCCATTTGCTGGCCAGAAAAAACATCGCGACCCGCAGCTCGGTCTTTGGGGAGGAACGCTTGGAAATCGATCTGGAAAGGACAGCAGACCAATGTCGCCATTGCCTGAGGCAGAGAAGAAAAAGCCTGATTAGTCTCTTCTCACGTAAAACTTGCTGAAGCCGATTACTTCTATCCTGAAACGGTCATTCCGTTCCATCAATCAGGCAGTTATTTCCTTAATTATCTCTTCGGTTTTACAGAAGATTTCGGCTTTGCTGGAGATTTCGGCTTGTCCGAAGTTTTCGGTTTTATAGACGACTTTGGTTTGGCCGAAGACGTTGGTTTGGCAAATTTGGGCTTGGTAGCTTTTGAAGCTGGGAAGCTTTTAACCTCATCTTTTGTTTTTTCCTCAGAAGGTTCAGCCTTGCCTTTTCCTGCAATCACTTTCAGCATGGAAATCTCCTTGTCTTTCAGAAAGCGCCATTTGCCGCGTGGCAGGTCTTTCTTAGTGAGATTGGCCAAAAGCGCACGGTCAAGTTTTATGACTCCGTAACCGAAATGCTCGAACAAGGGACGCACAAAAGTGTTGCGGCCAGAATGAAACTGAGCGCCAAGCTGCGTTCCGTCTTCAACTTCTTGCACATAATTGACCACATCCGGTTTTACCATACCGAACTCTTCTAGGGTAACTCCGGCCATCATGGTGTCAATGTCCTTTCCTTCCATCGGTTTGTCGAGAAAAACGTGATAGATCTGCTTCACCTTTGTGGTTGGATTGGTCAGTTTTTTTGCCAGATCGCCATCATTGGTAAAAAGAAGCAGACCCGTTGAATCGCGCTCTAAGCGACCAACTGGATAGATACGTTCCTTGCAGGCTTTCTTCACAAGATCCATCACTGTTCTACGGCCTTTTTCGTCCGTTACATTGGAAATGAATCCTTTTGGTTTGTTGAGCAGCACGTAGCGAAGCTCTTCTCCTTGAAGCACTTTTCCTTCAAATTCAACCTTATCATCTAATTGCACCCGAAGGCCCATTTCCCGAACGATCTTGCCATTTACTTTGATCTTTCCGGTAGATATCAATTCATCGGCTTCGCGCCTTGAGCAAACGCCCGCTTTGGCCACATACTGATTCAGCCTTGGCAGCGTACTTTTCTTTTCCTCTCCTTCAGGTCGTTTTTTGCCTTTTCCGCCAAGCGGTGCTTTGCCCGATGTTGGTCTAGGCGCAAATCTTCCCGTTGATGGACGTTCTGGGCGTTCGGGGCGTTTGTCTTCTTCTGTTGGCTTGGCTCTAAATGCTTTGAATGGTGTTTCCTTAGAACCACGGCCAGCGGCACTATCATCACGATTCTTTTTGCCGAATGGCTTTTTTCCTTGATCTCTCATTGTGCGAGCAAAGATAGATTAGGCAAGTGGATAGAACGCGTCTTCTATATGATCGAGTTTTGCTTGCGCAGAAGTAGCAACAACAGATATCACATCGAAGCGTGCTTCGAGTTCCAACTCGTGCTGTTGCAGAAAATCGTTGGCGGCTTGAATGATTCGTTTTTGCTTGCTGATGGAGACGGCTTGGCTCGGATCTCCGAAATAATCTGTTG is from Flavobacteriales bacterium and encodes:
- a CDS encoding TrkH family potassium uptake protein; translation: MTINYRVVAHVLGLLLFFNGLFMLLCIPASLYYNIHDMVPMGLSAFATLGVGLSTWALTRSPEKPNIRKREGFLIVSLGWMVMSLSGTLPYVLSGSVVSFTDAFFETLSGYTTTGASIITDLNVIPKDILFWRSMTQWIGGMGIIVLAVAILPVLGIGGMQLFIAESPGLKPDKLAPRIKDTAKRLWLIYVGLTAAEFILLKIAGMSWFDALNHALTTMATGGFSTFNSSAAEFSPAIQYIITLFMFLAGTSFTLAYFGLVGNFKKVLENEEFRYYAGIVILVSLAVSVVVASVSDLDFEQAFRDSLFQVVSIITTTGFVSADYASWTPFITMVFFILMFFGGSAGSTAGGVKIVRHIILVKNSILELKRQLHPSAIIPVRLNGRAVDQSITYNVVAFIMTYIIIFAVGSVIMTMFGVDLLTAMGSVATSLGNIGPGIGDVGPVDNFAWLPSGAKWFLAILMLIGRLELFTVLILFTPYFWSRH
- a CDS encoding YdeI/OmpD-associated family protein, producing the protein MKFTTQLAKDDNSDLYHWFFSVPNEVAEPFIEGNDRRVITKVNGTVKYHCAIYGDGAGGFRILLNSERVKKLRLVRGETITVELEKDRSEYGVPMSEELREVLDQNPEADELFHRLTKGAQRTLIYWSDNVKSSDIKIRRAIVMTDHLVNQGGKPDFKLLNVEMKEANQAAKRL
- a CDS encoding ion transporter, giving the protein MASKKLPNISPELRKQILDEDPKAFSKILPSVKHVRLIVHEVIFGTDTTWGKRFDVVLLWAILFSLVAIMLESVPDIREKHGDILLILEWFFTGIFTLEYLMRIWVTHKPKAYVFSFFGVIDFLAVIPTYISLFVAGSHFLLVIRAIRLLRVFRILKLVRYLKGAQLIGAGLNASKEKIFVFLAAVVTLVVILGTLMYMIEGGENGFDSIPRSIYWAVVTLTTVGYGDIAPGTILGQFVASLIMILGYSIIAVPTGIVSAEMNRASKDDSRACSRCGETSHYENARFCHKCGERFVIDT
- a CDS encoding AhpC/TSA family protein; its protein translation is MIRFASILFLLCFSLLARAQKPEPLFIGDKAPNILALDQFEKRVSLKDQLENGPVIVVFYRGQWCPHCNRHMSNIQDSLQMILAAGASLIAITPEKGERIEKTVEKSGATFSIVYDENHRIMDDYHVTFKLSAWKRFIYGIAGININKASGNKDSALPVPATYIIAKDGTIFSSHFNEDYTERMPIEDMLDILASMK
- a CDS encoding T9SS type A sorting domain-containing protein, which produces MEVVPVLRLAFAPNPFIAEITIHLALPESGKVELRVFDILGQEVATIANQVYTKGQHKLTFLGTELPAGRYYFHLSTGGKVIIRQVVKKN
- a CDS encoding pseudouridine synthase — encoded protein: MRDQGKKPFGKKNRDDSAAGRGSKETPFKAFRAKPTEEDKRPERPERPSTGRFAPRPTSGKAPLGGKGKKRPEGEEKKSTLPRLNQYVAKAGVCSRREADELISTGKIKVNGKIVREMGLRVQLDDKVEFEGKVLQGEELRYVLLNKPKGFISNVTDEKGRRTVMDLVKKACKERIYPVGRLERDSTGLLLFTNDGDLAKKLTNPTTKVKQIYHVFLDKPMEGKDIDTMMAGVTLEEFGMVKPDVVNYVQEVEDGTQLGAQFHSGRNTFVRPLFEHFGYGVIKLDRALLANLTKKDLPRGKWRFLKDKEISMLKVIAGKGKAEPSEEKTKDEVKSFPASKATKPKFAKPTSSAKPKSSIKPKTSDKPKSPAKPKSSVKPKR
- a CDS encoding YraN family protein, whose translation is MAQHNQLGEKGENLAVALLQKKGYSILAENWRSGRNELDIVARIGETIVFVEVKTRSTDYFGDPSQAVSISKQKRIIQAANDFLQQHELELEARFDVISVVATSAQAKLDHIEDAFYPLA